The segment GTTTGGCGCGCTTCCAGATCGGCCGTTTTCTTCTCGGTTTCAGTCTTTAGTTGACTGGAATAGTCCATACCCATTTGGGAGGTTTCCATAATTTTTTGGACGTCCACGATTCCAATTTTGTTGGCCAAAGCGCAGGGAATTCCCATTGCAAAGACAAGAAGTAAAGACAAGATTGCTAATTTTGTACGCATCAAACAGCCTCCTTAATTATAATTGCGTTGCATCGTTTTTTTCTAACTAAAAAGCGCCGCCCATGGTGAACTCCCAGCGGCCGTCAGAGTCTTCGTCTCCCTGAGGATCGATGATGTAACCCCTTTCCAGGCGAATGGGGCCGACCGGAGAGTACCAGCGAATTCCAAAGCCCCAGCTTTCGCGCAGCTTTTGCAGGTTCACGAGTTCTCCGTTATTGTACACATCGCCTGTATCATAGAACACAAGGCCGATAAGGCCGGCTTCCTTGACCAGGGGGAAGTGATATTCCAGGTTGAACTGGACGAACTTGTTGCCGCCGATTAAAGCGCCGTCGTCGTCCTCGGGGCTCAGGTCCTCCCAGGTGTACCCGCGCATGGAGTTGATTCCGCCCAGGTAAAAGCGTTCGTAGGTGGGCAGGTAGCCGTGGCTTTTATTTTCCTCCACAAAGCCCGCTTTGCCGTGGGCGAAAAATACCGTATCCCAAAACAAGGGAAATAACCAGCCGGATTCAGCTACATACTTGGTGAAAGCAAGGTCGCCTCCCATGGGGCCGCCTGCGTACTGGACGCTGGCCTTATGATAAGAGCCCTTGGTGGCGTTAAAGGATTTGTTTCTCGAGTCGTAGGCAATGGTTCCCTTGACGCTGGACTCCACGTTTTCGCCTTCCACCTCCCATACAAGATCCGAGGCGTAAATGCTGATGTCGTTAATGTCGGATATGTCGTAAGCATACGACACGTACGCCCGGGTGTAATCCCAGATGGGGTAGCCCAGGCTGAGGGTGCCGCCCACCCGGTCGCGGGTGTAGGTGTCATAGTCCCTGGTCCAATTATAGAGGTCCGCGCCTGCTGTCAAGCGGGAATCGAAAAGCCAGGGCTCGGTGAAGCTCATGGAGAACTTGCTGGAGCTGCCGCCCATCTGGGCCTTGAGGTCCAGGGACTGGCCGCGGCCGAAAAGGTTTTTCTGGCCGATGGAGACCATGCCGAAGGCGTCGTCCGTGTTGCTGTAGCCGCCGCCGAACATGAAGGCGCCTGTGGGCTTTTCCTTCACGTTGATTTTAAGGATCATCTTGTTTTCGTCGCTGCCCTTGACCGTGTCCACCTTGACGTCTTCAAAAAAGTCCAGGCGAACCAGGTTGCGCACGCCGCGCTTCATCAGGCTGCCGTTGTATAAGGCCTGCTCCTGGATGGGCAGTTCCCTGCGGATGACTTTTTCACGGGTTTTCGTGTTGCCCGTAATGATGATCTTTTCGTAGTATACTTCCGGACCTTTGGTAATATTAAAGGTGATGTCCACCTCAAGCCTTTCCCTGTCCGGGCGAATGGCGGGGTAGATTTCAGCGTAGGCGTAGCCCTGGTCCATGTACAGGTCCGAAAGGGTCAGGATGTCCTTCTGCACGGTTTCGCGGCTGAAAACCTCGCCGGTTTCCTTGCCGGTGAGCAGGGGCTCCAAAATATCGTCCTGGGGCAGAATCAGGGATTCGCCCTCCGGAGTGGACAAGGAGATGCGGCCCACCTTGTATTGGGCGCCTTCCTTGATTTTCACCAGGATATGGATCGATTCCCCGTCCACCTGAACTTCCGGCTCCGAGATGCTGGCTTCCACATAGCCGTGGTTATGATAAAACTGGTTCAGCCTTGCGCTGTCCTGCCTCAGGTCTTCGGCGTTCAGTACGCCGGAGTCCGTGATCCAGGAGAAGAATCCCTTTTCCGAGGTTTTCATGACCTTTTTGAGCTTTCTGTCGGAAAAAGCCTCGTTGCCTTCAAAAGCGATTTCCTTGATCATGACTTTCTTTCCTTCCTCGATTTTGATTTCCAGGTCGGAAAGATGCTCTTTATAAGGGGTTATCTCGTAAGTGACCTTCGCGTTATGATAGTTTTCCTCCTTGTACAGCTCCCTGATTTTATTGATGTTATCCTCAATCCTGCGGATATTGAGGATCGAACCGCGGGAGATGTCCATGGCGGCCAGGATGTCGTCATCCTCGATTTTTTTGTTGCCGGCCAGCTTGATCATGTGGAGGGTGGGTTTTTCAAGGACCGTAAAGGTGATGATCACCCCGCCGGCGGTTTCCTGGGATTCCACGCGGATGTCCTCAAAATAGCCCATGGCGAAAATAGCCCGGATGTCGTCGGCCATGGCGCCGGGGGAGTACATGTCTCCCTTTTTGGTCTTGATTTTCTCAATGATGGCGTCGCTTTCAATACGGCTGTTGCCCACAACCTTGATGTCCATAACGGTTTTGCGGCCCAGGACCTTGGAGGCGACGTCTTTACTCAGCTCGCCCACCTTACCCATGAGGGTCTCCATGCCGTAGCCTTCCACATAGGCTGCTTTGATGGGCGACTCCACATAGGTGGACAGCACTTTGGCGTCCAGGCTGTAACGATTGCCCACCTTGGAAAAGCTGCCCCAAACCAGGTAATCGGCCGAGGCCTTCCTACCCAGTTCCCTCAAGGCTTGAATATCCATGCGGGCGGGGTCGGTTTTTTCCGGGACTGCTACGGAGCCCACCGAGGCTATAGCGCCTTCCCGGTCCAGATTCTTTTCCAGTTCCTTGGGAATCTGAGTGCTCAGATACCCCAGGTTCTCCATGGTATGGATGGAAAAGGGGAGGATTTCCACTTTTGGTGCGGAGTCCGCCCACACCATAGGGGTTGCCAGAATGCAGAGAAACAGGGCGGCTAACAGGGGTTTTTTCATAATCACCTCTACTGCTCTAGTATCAGCTTGCCTTCGCTAACGGTCACTTGGCGTTGCATCATTTCAGCCAGTTGCATATTATGGGTGACCACTACCATGGTCATCTTTTTCTCTTGGTTCAATTCGCACAGCAATTCGTGGATCAGGGCGCCGGTCTTGACGTCCAGGTTTCCCGTGGGTTCGTCCGCCAGCAACAGAGGCGGATCCATGATCAGGGCTCTGGCCACGGCCACCCTTTGCTGCTCGCCGCCGGAAAGCTCTCCGATGCGGTGGTTCAGACGATGGCTCATTCCGACCCGCTCCAGCATGGCTTCGGCTTTCTCTTTCGCCTGTTTGGCGTTCAATCCGCTGATTCTCGCCGGCATGGCTGCGTTTTCCAAAGCGGTGAATCCGGGCAGCAAATGATGGAACTGAAAGACAAAGCCCACATTCCTGTTGCGAAACCGGGAAAGCTGCGCGTCCTGCATGGCAAAGACGTCCTGGCCGTTAATATGGAGTTCGCCCGAATCCGGCTTGTCCAGGGCGCCCAGGATGTGGAGCAGGGTGGACTTGCCAATGCCGGAAGCCCCCACCACAGCCACGCTTTGGCCCGCCGGCGCCGTAAAATCCAGGCCGGACAGGATGGTCAGCGTATGATCGTCCGCGGCGAAACGCCGGACCAGACCCTTGGCTTCTATGCACGGAACCTCAACCATACCGGATGATCTCCACAGGATCAAGGCGGGAAGCCCGCCATGCAGGATAAAGGGTGGCCAAGAGGCAAATCAGCAAGGCCGCCCCGGAGATCACCAGCACGTCGAACATTTCCATTTTGACCGGCAAGCGGTCGAACAAATACACAGACCCGTCCAATTTAATGAACTGGTACTTTTCCAGGATTGTGCATAGCAGCGTCCCAATGCTTATGCCAAGGGCCGTGCCAACGATTCCAATGAACATTCCGTTTAGCACAAAAATCTTTAAAATGCTGCGTTTCGTAGCGCCCATGGCTTTCAGGATGGCTATGTCCTTGCGCTTTTCCGTCACCATCATGATCAGGGTGGTGGAAATATTGAAGGCCGCCACCAGCACGATCAAAATCAGAATCACGAACATGGCCCTTTTTTCCATCTTAAGGGCTTCGAACAGGTTTTTATTCATGCGCATCCAGTCCGTGGCCCAGAACATGGGCCCCAGGGCGCCGGTGATTTCCGAAGCAATCCTGTCGGCCTTGTATATGTCCTTCACCCGGACTTCCATGCCGGAGACGGTATCGCCCATGCGTAAAAACTTCTGGGCCTGCTTCATG is part of the Desulfatibacillum aliphaticivorans DSM 15576 genome and harbors:
- the bamA gene encoding outer membrane protein assembly factor BamA, whose protein sequence is MKKPLLAALFLCILATPMVWADSAPKVEILPFSIHTMENLGYLSTQIPKELEKNLDREGAIASVGSVAVPEKTDPARMDIQALRELGRKASADYLVWGSFSKVGNRYSLDAKVLSTYVESPIKAAYVEGYGMETLMGKVGELSKDVASKVLGRKTVMDIKVVGNSRIESDAIIEKIKTKKGDMYSPGAMADDIRAIFAMGYFEDIRVESQETAGGVIITFTVLEKPTLHMIKLAGNKKIEDDDILAAMDISRGSILNIRRIEDNINKIRELYKEENYHNAKVTYEITPYKEHLSDLEIKIEEGKKVMIKEIAFEGNEAFSDRKLKKVMKTSEKGFFSWITDSGVLNAEDLRQDSARLNQFYHNHGYVEASISEPEVQVDGESIHILVKIKEGAQYKVGRISLSTPEGESLILPQDDILEPLLTGKETGEVFSRETVQKDILTLSDLYMDQGYAYAEIYPAIRPDRERLEVDITFNITKGPEVYYEKIIITGNTKTREKVIRRELPIQEQALYNGSLMKRGVRNLVRLDFFEDVKVDTVKGSDENKMILKINVKEKPTGAFMFGGGYSNTDDAFGMVSIGQKNLFGRGQSLDLKAQMGGSSSKFSMSFTEPWLFDSRLTAGADLYNWTRDYDTYTRDRVGGTLSLGYPIWDYTRAYVSYAYDISDINDISIYASDLVWEVEGENVESSVKGTIAYDSRNKSFNATKGSYHKASVQYAGGPMGGDLAFTKYVAESGWLFPLFWDTVFFAHGKAGFVEENKSHGYLPTYERFYLGGINSMRGYTWEDLSPEDDDGALIGGNKFVQFNLEYHFPLVKEAGLIGLVFYDTGDVYNNGELVNLQKLRESWGFGIRWYSPVGPIRLERGYIIDPQGDEDSDGRWEFTMGGAF
- a CDS encoding ABC transporter ATP-binding protein, translating into MVEVPCIEAKGLVRRFAADDHTLTILSGLDFTAPAGQSVAVVGASGIGKSTLLHILGALDKPDSGELHINGQDVFAMQDAQLSRFRNRNVGFVFQFHHLLPGFTALENAAMPARISGLNAKQAKEKAEAMLERVGMSHRLNHRIGELSGGEQQRVAVARALIMDPPLLLADEPTGNLDVKTGALIHELLCELNQEKKMTMVVVTHNMQLAEMMQRQVTVSEGKLILEQ